In Nostoc sp. GT001, a genomic segment contains:
- the kdpC gene encoding K(+)-transporting ATPase subunit C, producing MAIIRETIRAIFITLMLWLLTAIIYPLGILVVGQVFLPYQANGSIMRNLSNEPIGSALIGQVFTSERYFHSRPSTVRYSQGRKAKPTGISGASNLAASNPELLKRILEEADKLREENLQPIADIIYTSGSGLDPHISFRAARQQLTRVAGARGVKEDEILPLINKYTDDRFLWIFGEPGVNVLRLNYALDLQDINRQQN from the coding sequence ATGGCTATTATTCGAGAAACCATCAGAGCAATTTTTATAACTCTAATGCTTTGGTTGTTGACTGCAATCATCTATCCGCTGGGAATTCTTGTAGTGGGTCAAGTTTTTTTGCCCTATCAAGCTAATGGCAGCATCATGCGGAATCTAAGTAATGAACCAATTGGTTCGGCTTTGATTGGTCAGGTGTTCACATCTGAGCGATATTTCCATTCTCGTCCTAGTACTGTTAGATATAGCCAAGGAAGAAAAGCCAAGCCAACTGGCATATCTGGAGCTAGCAATCTCGCTGCCAGCAATCCAGAACTACTAAAGCGGATTTTAGAAGAAGCAGATAAATTGCGAGAGGAAAATCTTCAACCGATAGCCGATATAATTTATACCTCTGGTTCTGGTTTAGACCCGCATATTTCCTTTAGAGCGGCACGGCAGCAATTGACGCGAGTTGCTGGGGCGCGGGGAGTAAAAGAAGATGAGATTTTACCTTTAATTAATAAGTATACTGATGACAGATTTTTATGGATTTTTGGCGAACCGGGAGTTAATGTTCTCCGATTGAATTATGCTCTTGACTTGCAAGATATTAATCGTCAGCAAAATTAA
- a CDS encoding EAL domain-containing protein, translating into MNYEHLDPNKKDILIIDDMADNLRVLSSILTREGYNVRKALNWQMALTATQTLLPDLILLDIMMPEVDGYEICQTFKAWDLTADIPVIFISALDDVFDKVKAFKVGGVDYITKPFEFQEVLVRVQNQLALRSARLEILKLNVELEHRVKQRTGELEKTLQKLQQEIDSRQKLQSQLLDIALHDSLTGLSNRVLFIRRLENALNRAKQESNYQFAVLFLDCDRFKVVNDSLGHPVGDELLIAIAQRLQACIIPIDTLARLGGDEFGILLENITDINIAIQVAERILQQLSLAFQLSRYEVFMNASIGISWGNKDYDRPEYLLRDADTAMYRAKAQGRANYHVFNPAMHQEAIQLLELENDLRRAVERREFLVYYQPIISLVTGRISGFEALVRWQHPIRGLISPIEFIPVAEETGLINAINTWVLQSACHQLSIWQHYPVTPEPLTMSVNLSARLFLQPNLVEQIDRIIYEHKINPAYLELEITESVIMENTDAIKIILEQLKQRKIKLIMDDFGTGYSSLSYLHSFPLNALKIDKSFVKRMQDNKENMGLVPAMIGIANSMGMSAIAEGVETQEQLAQLRSLNCNFAQGYLFSKPIEQRLVIELLTSAPQW; encoded by the coding sequence ATGAATTACGAGCATTTAGACCCTAATAAAAAAGATATTTTGATCATTGATGATATGGCGGATAACCTCCGGGTTTTATCCTCCATATTGACAAGGGAAGGGTATAACGTTCGTAAAGCTTTAAACTGGCAAATGGCACTGACAGCAACTCAAACATTATTACCTGATTTGATTCTACTCGATATCATGATGCCAGAAGTAGATGGGTATGAAATTTGCCAGACCTTTAAAGCTTGGGATCTAACAGCCGATATCCCAGTAATTTTTATTAGCGCTTTAGATGATGTTTTTGACAAAGTTAAAGCCTTTAAAGTCGGTGGTGTAGACTATATCACCAAACCTTTTGAGTTTCAAGAAGTTTTAGTGCGCGTGCAAAATCAACTGGCATTGAGATCGGCGCGATTAGAAATATTGAAACTAAATGTTGAACTGGAACATCGGGTAAAACAGCGGACTGGAGAGCTAGAAAAAACTCTCCAAAAACTCCAACAAGAAATAGATTCCCGTCAGAAATTGCAAAGTCAACTGCTAGATATAGCACTGCATGATTCCTTGACTGGATTATCAAACCGAGTTTTATTTATTAGGCGACTAGAAAATGCTCTAAATCGCGCGAAACAAGAATCTAATTATCAGTTTGCAGTGCTTTTTTTGGACTGCGATCGCTTCAAAGTTGTCAATGATTCCCTTGGTCATCCGGTAGGAGATGAATTGCTGATAGCCATCGCTCAACGCTTACAAGCATGTATCATACCTATTGATACCTTGGCACGATTGGGTGGGGACGAATTTGGAATTCTCTTAGAAAATATCACAGATATCAATATAGCAATCCAAGTTGCAGAAAGGATTTTGCAACAATTATCACTTGCTTTTCAACTGTCCAGATATGAAGTATTTATGAATGCCAGTATTGGCATTAGTTGGGGCAATAAAGATTACGATCGGCCAGAGTATTTGCTGCGAGATGCTGATACGGCAATGTATCGGGCTAAGGCTCAAGGAAGGGCTAACTATCACGTTTTTAATCCAGCGATGCATCAGGAAGCTATTCAGCTTTTAGAGTTGGAAAATGACCTGCGGAGGGCTGTAGAAAGGCGAGAATTCCTCGTTTACTATCAGCCAATTATTTCCCTGGTTACAGGTAGAATTTCTGGATTTGAAGCCTTGGTGCGCTGGCAACATCCGATTCGTGGTTTGATTTCTCCCATAGAATTTATTCCTGTAGCCGAAGAAACAGGTTTAATTAATGCCATCAATACTTGGGTATTACAATCAGCTTGTCATCAATTAAGCATCTGGCAACATTATCCAGTGACACCAGAACCTCTAACTATGAGTGTCAATTTGAGTGCAAGGTTATTTTTACAGCCAAATTTGGTAGAACAAATTGACCGAATAATTTATGAACATAAAATAAATCCGGCATATTTAGAATTAGAAATTACCGAAAGTGTAATTATGGAAAATACCGATGCAATCAAAATAATTCTTGAACAACTAAAACAGCGAAAAATTAAGTTAATTATGGATGACTTTGGTACAGGATATTCCTCTTTAAGTTATCTGCACAGCTTTCCTTTGAATGCACTCAAAATTGATAAATCCTTTGTCAAACGGATGCAGGATAACAAAGAGAATATGGGGTTAGTACCAGCAATGATTGGCATTGCCAACTCAATGGGGATGAGTGCGATCGCTGAAGGTGTCGAAACACAAGAACAGTTAGCCCAATTGAGAAGTTTAAACTGTAATTTTGCTCAAGGATATTTATTTTCTAAACCCATAGAACAACGACTGGTTATTGAGTTGCTCACCTCAGCACCTCAATGGTAG
- a CDS encoding tyrosine-type recombinase/integrase, whose amino-acid sequence MTGFRRTALIQMSNASISLRVIAEISGHRNLEQFERYLEVSDNQVLKAAAALSMLLGSNAIEDLSV is encoded by the coding sequence ATTACAGGCTTTCGGCGTACTGCCTTAATCCAGATGAGTAACGCTAGTATCTCACTGCGGGTAATTGCGGAAATCTCAGGGCATCGGAATTTAGAGCAGTTCGAGAGATATTTAGAAGTGTCTGACAATCAGGTATTGAAGGCGGCAGCGGCGTTGTCGATGTTGTTAGGGAGCAATGCAATAGAGGATCTGAGTGTGTAA
- a CDS encoding HAMP domain-containing sensor histidine kinase, with protein MKEAINERVKTYGLIVIAFAIVIILEYLTPPEYVFGYLYTGTILLADSRLNRGAVLGITVAATGLTLLNLFVPGGEMINSPTLANRLIAVLALMVTGWLSDRNHRNEEAIAYTQAQLRSQEQLAIMREDFVSTLTHDLKTPLLGAIETLKYFQNEQFGEITPMQAKVLQTMARSHQSTLQLVQTLLDVYRNDAEGLKLQISPVNLVTVAEEIVATLTELARTRQVYISLHYGESDFRSFLWVNGDSLQLGRVFSNLLSNGINHTPRGGKVEVVFEGYSSDQVVKILDTGSGITEKELPHLFERFYQGNSDRHVSGSGLGLYLTRQIITAHGGTIWAENRSPRGALFGFRLPACPPPGR; from the coding sequence ATGAAAGAAGCTATAAATGAGCGTGTAAAGACCTATGGACTAATAGTGATCGCCTTTGCGATCGTGATAATACTAGAATATTTGACACCCCCGGAGTACGTATTTGGCTACCTCTACACAGGAACGATTTTGTTAGCAGATTCTCGATTGAATCGGGGAGCAGTTTTGGGGATCACTGTTGCAGCAACAGGATTAACATTATTGAATTTGTTTGTGCCCGGAGGAGAAATGATTAATTCTCCAACGTTGGCAAATCGGTTAATTGCAGTGTTGGCGTTGATGGTAACAGGTTGGTTAAGCGATCGCAACCATCGCAACGAAGAAGCGATCGCTTATACCCAAGCACAATTACGCTCCCAAGAACAACTGGCTATCATGCGTGAAGATTTTGTTTCTACCCTAACGCATGATTTGAAAACACCTTTATTAGGAGCAATTGAAACGCTGAAATATTTTCAAAATGAGCAATTTGGTGAAATCACGCCCATGCAAGCAAAGGTCTTACAAACAATGGCTCGTAGTCATCAGAGTACATTGCAATTAGTCCAAACACTTTTAGATGTGTACCGCAATGATGCCGAAGGACTGAAACTACAGATATCACCAGTTAACTTGGTGACAGTGGCGGAGGAGATCGTCGCTACACTGACGGAACTAGCGAGAACACGTCAAGTTTATATTTCTCTGCACTATGGCGAATCAGATTTTCGCAGCTTTCTCTGGGTAAATGGTGATTCTTTGCAACTTGGGCGGGTTTTCAGCAATCTCTTGAGTAATGGTATTAACCATACCCCTCGTGGCGGTAAAGTGGAAGTAGTATTTGAAGGTTATTCTAGCGATCAAGTGGTAAAAATCCTCGATACTGGTTCCGGCATTACCGAAAAAGAGTTACCTCACTTATTTGAGAGATTTTATCAAGGAAATAGCGATCGCCACGTCTCCGGTTCTGGGCTAGGACTTTATTTAACCAGGCAAATTATTACTGCTCATGGGGGTACAATTTGGGCAGAGAATCGCTCACCACGCGGCGCACTATTTGGTTTCCGACTCCCGGCTTGTCCGCCACCGGGGAGGTGA
- the kdpB gene encoding potassium-transporting ATPase subunit KdpB — MNPVATNFKARRPSSRSGDRRQKRKKTRANNKWLYLRAIRDAFVKLNPKYAIKNPVIFVVWVGTIIILLLTIDPNLFSPTLQKNPQVFNALLSGILFFTVWFANFAEAVAEGRGKAQADALRLTKLEAIAKKLAADGTLSEVSSTSLKQGDTIYVVAGDIIPADGEVIMGVASVDESAITGESAPVLKESGSDVASSVTGGTRIISDELIIRITTDPGKGFIDRMITLVEGSERSKTPNEIALTVLLAVLSLVFLLVVVTLPALAYYVNSPVSVPILIALLVALIPTTIGGLLSTIGIAGMDRVAQFNVIATSGRAVEACGDINTLLLDKTGTITLGNRLAEEFIPLNGHSMSEIANVAWAASVFDNTPEGKSIVRLAEKLGARFDFDSTQAEGVSFSAKTRMSGTNLPGGYEARKGAVEAIKGFVRSRNGRDTPELDAAYERVSRLGGTPLAVSLDNEIYGIIYLKDIVKPGIRDRFEQLRRMGVRTIMLTGDNRITASVIAKEAGVDDFIAEATPEDKISIIKQEQAAGKLVAMTGDGTNDAPALAQANVGVAMNTGTQAAKEAANMIDLDSDPTKLLDIIGVGKQLLITRGALTTFSIANDIAKYFAIIPVIFVAANLQSLNIMNLTSPKSAVLSALIYNALIIPALIPLALKGVRFRPLTANQLLQRNILIYGLGGVIAPFIAIKLIDVLITLVGLA, encoded by the coding sequence ATGAATCCAGTGGCAACTAACTTTAAAGCTAGACGCCCAAGTTCTCGTTCTGGCGATCGCCGCCAAAAACGTAAAAAGACTAGGGCAAATAATAAGTGGCTGTACTTAAGAGCAATTAGAGATGCTTTTGTCAAGCTCAACCCCAAGTATGCAATCAAAAATCCAGTAATTTTTGTGGTTTGGGTGGGGACAATCATCATCCTATTGCTAACGATTGATCCCAACCTATTTAGCCCAACCCTGCAAAAGAACCCGCAAGTTTTCAACGCCTTGTTGTCGGGGATTTTATTCTTTACAGTTTGGTTTGCCAATTTTGCCGAAGCAGTGGCAGAAGGGCGGGGTAAAGCCCAAGCGGATGCCTTGCGGTTAACAAAGTTAGAGGCGATCGCGAAAAAACTTGCTGCCGATGGCACACTTAGTGAAGTTTCATCCACCAGCCTTAAACAGGGCGATACCATCTACGTCGTTGCTGGCGATATCATCCCCGCCGATGGTGAAGTAATCATGGGTGTTGCTTCCGTGGATGAATCAGCAATTACTGGGGAATCTGCACCAGTATTAAAAGAATCAGGCTCCGATGTTGCCAGTTCTGTCACTGGTGGGACGCGGATTATTTCAGATGAACTAATTATCCGTATTACTACTGATCCAGGTAAAGGCTTTATTGACCGAATGATTACCTTGGTAGAAGGGTCAGAACGCAGCAAAACACCTAATGAAATTGCCCTCACGGTATTGTTGGCAGTTCTCAGCTTAGTGTTTTTGTTAGTTGTAGTCACCTTGCCCGCCCTTGCTTACTATGTCAACAGTCCAGTCAGCGTCCCAATTTTAATTGCCCTATTAGTAGCTTTAATTCCTACCACCATTGGCGGCTTACTAAGTACCATCGGTATTGCTGGTATGGATCGAGTTGCCCAATTTAACGTTATTGCCACATCAGGACGAGCAGTCGAAGCCTGTGGTGATATTAATACTTTACTTCTCGACAAAACAGGTACAATTACCCTCGGCAACCGTCTGGCGGAAGAGTTTATTCCCCTCAACGGTCATTCAATGTCAGAAATTGCTAATGTTGCCTGGGCGGCTAGTGTCTTTGACAATACACCAGAAGGTAAATCCATTGTCCGACTAGCAGAAAAGTTGGGCGCAAGATTTGATTTTGACTCCACTCAGGCAGAAGGAGTTAGTTTTTCCGCCAAAACCCGGATGAGTGGCACGAATTTACCTGGTGGCTATGAGGCCAGAAAGGGAGCAGTAGAAGCTATTAAAGGATTTGTCCGCTCCCGCAACGGACGCGATACACCAGAATTGGATGCTGCCTACGAACGAGTTTCTCGCCTGGGAGGTACACCCCTAGCAGTCAGCCTAGATAACGAAATTTATGGGATTATTTATCTCAAAGATATAGTTAAACCTGGTATCCGCGATCGCTTTGAGCAACTGCGACGGATGGGAGTGCGTACCATCATGCTAACTGGAGACAACCGAATTACCGCTTCTGTCATTGCCAAAGAAGCTGGAGTTGATGACTTCATTGCCGAAGCCACACCAGAAGACAAAATCAGTATCATTAAGCAGGAACAAGCAGCAGGTAAACTGGTAGCCATGACGGGAGATGGAACTAACGATGCTCCCGCATTAGCCCAAGCTAACGTCGGCGTGGCAATGAATACAGGAACGCAAGCTGCAAAAGAAGCCGCTAACATGATCGATTTGGACTCCGATCCCACAAAGCTGCTCGATATCATTGGTGTTGGTAAACAATTGTTGATTACTCGCGGAGCATTGACGACATTTTCCATCGCTAATGATATTGCTAAATACTTTGCAATTATCCCAGTGATATTTGTCGCTGCTAATTTGCAAAGCCTGAATATTATGAATTTGACTAGCCCTAAATCTGCTGTACTCTCAGCATTGATTTATAATGCTTTGATTATTCCTGCTTTGATTCCATTGGCATTAAAGGGTGTGAGGTTTAGACCACTGACAGCTAATCAGTTACTCCAACGCAATATCTTAATTTACGGCTTAGGTGGGGTGATTGCGCCGTTTATTGCAATTAAGTTGATCGATGTACTGATTACACTTGTGGGCTTGGCTTAA
- the kdpA gene encoding potassium-transporting ATPase subunit KdpA, with protein sequence MGQGFLQIGLTLCIVIAITPLFGKYIASVFLGEKTLLDFLMNPIERSMFVFAGVRRKDDMTGWEYIRAVLCCNTVMAISVYFLIYFQRLLPWNPNGLGAISWDVLLHTTISFVTNTDQQHYAGETTLSYFSQVAALGFLMFTSAATGLAVGIAFIRGLTGRRLGNFYVDLVRGITRILLPISIIGAIALLITGVPQTLAGTMDVQTLEGGTQYLARGPVASFEMIKLLGENGGGFFGVNSAHPFENPNGASNLIEMLAMISIPAALIYTYGIFANNIKQAWLLFWMVFVIFVILVGVTAVGELQGNPLVNTAFGLEQPNLEGKEVRFGWAQTAFWAVMTTATMSGAVNGMHDSLMPQGIFSTLFNLFIQVIWGGQGTGTAYLFIYLILTVFLTGLMAGRTPEFLGRKIEKREIVLASVVLLIHPILVLIPSAIALAYPISLSGISNAGYHGISQVVYEYASAAANNGSGLEGLGDNTLWWNLSTLVSLIGGRYIPMIAILLLADGMSRKQPVEETPATLRTDSLVFTGITAGVTLVLGVLTFFPVLALGPIAEGLKLASGS encoded by the coding sequence ATGGGACAAGGTTTTTTGCAAATTGGCTTAACGCTGTGTATTGTCATAGCAATCACTCCATTATTCGGAAAATACATAGCTAGTGTCTTTTTGGGAGAAAAAACACTACTTGATTTTTTAATGAATCCCATAGAGCGAAGTATGTTCGTATTTGCGGGTGTTCGGAGAAAAGATGACATGACGGGTTGGGAGTATATCCGGGCCGTACTCTGTTGCAACACGGTCATGGCTATTTCAGTGTATTTTCTGATATATTTTCAGAGGCTTTTACCGTGGAATCCAAACGGCCTCGGCGCGATCAGTTGGGATGTATTGCTGCATACAACGATTTCATTTGTAACGAATACCGATCAACAACACTATGCAGGTGAAACAACCTTAAGCTATTTTAGCCAGGTAGCGGCTTTAGGCTTTTTGATGTTCACCTCCGCAGCCACCGGTTTAGCCGTGGGAATTGCCTTTATTCGCGGGTTGACGGGTAGAAGACTGGGAAACTTTTACGTCGATCTCGTCCGTGGAATTACGCGAATATTGCTGCCGATTTCGATTATTGGCGCGATCGCTTTGCTTATAACAGGTGTACCACAAACCTTAGCTGGGACTATGGATGTGCAAACCTTAGAAGGCGGGACGCAATATCTAGCTAGAGGCCCGGTGGCATCCTTTGAAATGATCAAACTTTTGGGCGAGAACGGCGGTGGCTTTTTTGGCGTCAACTCAGCTCACCCCTTTGAAAATCCCAATGGCGCTTCTAACTTGATAGAAATGCTTGCCATGATTTCTATCCCAGCAGCCTTGATTTACACCTACGGTATATTTGCCAATAACATCAAACAAGCTTGGCTACTTTTTTGGATGGTGTTTGTGATTTTTGTCATTCTAGTGGGAGTGACAGCTGTGGGAGAATTGCAAGGTAATCCCCTAGTTAATACCGCCTTTGGATTAGAACAGCCCAATTTAGAGGGTAAAGAAGTTCGATTTGGTTGGGCACAAACAGCATTTTGGGCAGTGATGACTACTGCTACTATGTCTGGTGCTGTAAATGGGATGCATGATTCTCTGATGCCGCAAGGAATATTTTCGACTCTCTTCAACTTATTTATCCAGGTTATCTGGGGTGGTCAAGGAACTGGAACAGCTTACTTATTTATTTACTTAATTCTCACAGTGTTCCTAACTGGACTCATGGCAGGACGTACCCCAGAGTTTTTAGGACGCAAAATTGAAAAGCGGGAAATCGTTCTCGCCAGCGTCGTGCTATTGATTCACCCAATTCTAGTTTTGATCCCCAGTGCGATCGCTTTGGCTTATCCCATCTCCCTATCTGGAATTAGCAACGCTGGCTATCACGGTATTTCTCAAGTAGTTTATGAATATGCCTCAGCAGCAGCAAATAATGGTTCGGGCTTAGAGGGTTTGGGGGATAACACCTTGTGGTGGAACTTGAGTACTTTAGTTAGCTTAATCGGAGGACGCTACATTCCGATGATTGCCATCTTACTGCTAGCTGACGGGATGTCTCGCAAACAACCAGTAGAAGAAACCCCTGCAACCCTGAGAACAGATTCTCTGGTATTTACTGGGATCACGGCTGGAGTAACGCTGGTTTTGGGAGTATTAACTTTCTTTCCCGTTCTGGCTTTAGGCCCCATAGCTGAGGGTTTAAAACTAGCATCTGGCAGTTAG
- a CDS encoding response regulator transcription factor, protein MTKILLVEDDELFRLGLRMRLQQETSLEIVAEAEDGEQAVEFANRYPLDLVLLDIGLPGIGGIEACRQIKEKHPNLPVLVLTSRSEKPLISRLIAAGAQGYCLKGIPAESLILAVRSVAAGASWWDQTATTEIRAAFEGNSMAVQSAKTEESLENPLTKREQEILALVAAGKSNQEIAEILYIAPGTVRVHVHAILQKLEVRDRTQAAVLAIQKGLVAPELLIN, encoded by the coding sequence ATGACAAAAATCTTACTAGTTGAAGATGATGAATTATTTCGGCTTGGTTTGCGGATGCGGTTGCAACAAGAAACCAGTTTGGAGATTGTCGCAGAAGCGGAAGATGGGGAACAAGCTGTAGAATTCGCCAATCGCTATCCTCTGGATTTGGTCTTGCTGGATATAGGTTTACCGGGAATTGGCGGGATTGAGGCTTGTCGCCAAATCAAGGAGAAACACCCAAATTTACCAGTTTTGGTTCTAACGTCTCGTTCTGAAAAACCCCTGATTTCGCGGTTAATTGCCGCCGGGGCGCAAGGTTACTGTCTTAAAGGTATTCCGGCTGAGTCTTTGATATTAGCAGTGCGATCGGTTGCTGCGGGCGCTTCTTGGTGGGATCAAACGGCAACAACTGAAATTAGAGCCGCTTTTGAGGGGAATTCTATGGCGGTGCAGTCTGCAAAAACTGAGGAATCTTTAGAAAATCCTTTAACGAAGCGGGAGCAAGAAATTTTGGCACTGGTAGCAGCGGGCAAAAGCAATCAAGAAATTGCTGAAATTCTCTACATTGCCCCTGGTACAGTGCGGGTTCATGTCCATGCTATTTTACAGAAACTAGAAGTACGCGATCGCACTCAAGCCGCAGTCTTAGCTATCCAAAAAGGATTGGTAGCACCAGAATTGTTGATTAATTAG
- a CDS encoding response regulator — translation MHFNQTNHQKRNILVVDDTPDNLRLLSAMLTAQGFEVRKALNGKMALTACQMVLPDVILLDINMPGMDGYQVCQQLKADDKTSEVPVIFISALDDVVDKVKAFDVGGVDYIAKPFHGAEVVLRIENQINLRLLQVKLQEKNFLLQQALDNLKASQVQQIQNEKMVALGQLVAGLAHEINNPISFIYGNLQYAGQYVEDLVNIIEVYQQEYPKPTPKVQQIAKDLDLNFIIKDLQNLIGAMYRGSDRIREIVLALQHFSRHDEAEMKRVNIHEDIENTLVMLQHRLREAADRPAIVVVKDYGNLPLVTCYASELNQVFMHLLNNAIDAIEEGVGSGEWGVGNQSSTPYSLKPTPQIRIHTEVTDLNLVKIAIADNGLGIEESLRSRLFDPFFTTKPVGKGSGLGLSISYQIIVQKHRGNISCTSSVGKGAEFAIEIPIEQPDISSQFSKS, via the coding sequence ATGCATTTTAATCAAACTAACCATCAGAAAAGAAATATTTTGGTGGTCGATGATACCCCAGATAATTTGCGGCTTTTATCGGCGATGTTGACTGCACAAGGTTTTGAAGTTCGCAAAGCCTTAAACGGTAAAATGGCACTGACTGCATGTCAAATGGTTTTGCCCGATGTGATTTTGCTGGATATCAATATGCCAGGTATGGATGGCTACCAAGTTTGTCAACAACTAAAAGCTGACGATAAAACTAGTGAAGTCCCAGTAATTTTTATTAGCGCCCTGGATGATGTTGTCGATAAGGTAAAGGCATTTGATGTTGGTGGTGTAGATTATATTGCAAAACCTTTTCATGGTGCAGAAGTGGTGTTGCGAATTGAAAATCAGATTAATTTACGTTTGCTCCAAGTAAAACTGCAAGAAAAAAACTTTTTACTCCAACAGGCTCTTGACAACTTGAAAGCCTCTCAAGTTCAACAAATTCAGAACGAAAAGATGGTGGCACTGGGACAGTTAGTAGCTGGGTTGGCTCATGAGATTAATAACCCGATCAGTTTTATTTATGGAAATCTCCAATATGCTGGTCAATATGTGGAAGACCTAGTAAATATAATTGAGGTCTATCAGCAAGAATATCCCAAACCCACGCCAAAAGTTCAGCAAATAGCCAAAGATTTAGACCTGAATTTTATCATTAAGGATCTACAAAATTTGATAGGTGCAATGTATAGAGGCTCCGATCGCATTCGAGAAATTGTACTGGCGCTACAACATTTTTCTCGGCATGATGAAGCAGAGATGAAACGGGTAAATATCCATGAAGACATCGAAAATACTTTAGTGATGTTACAACATCGGCTCAGGGAAGCAGCCGATCGCCCGGCAATTGTTGTAGTGAAAGATTATGGTAACTTGCCCCTAGTCACTTGTTATGCGAGTGAACTAAATCAAGTATTTATGCATTTATTGAATAATGCTATTGATGCAATAGAGGAGGGAGTGGGGAGTGGGGAGTGGGGGGTGGGGAATCAATCTTCTACTCCTTACTCTCTAAAACCTACTCCCCAAATTCGGATTCATACAGAGGTAACAGACTTGAATCTAGTCAAAATTGCGATCGCTGATAATGGTCTTGGTATTGAAGAGTCGTTGCGATCGCGTTTATTTGACCCATTTTTTACCACAAAACCTGTGGGTAAAGGTAGTGGGCTAGGATTATCTATTAGTTATCAGATTATCGTCCAAAAACACCGAGGAAATATAAGCTGTACCTCGTCTGTTGGCAAAGGAGCAGAGTTTGCGATCGAGATTCCTATAGAGCAGCCTGATATTTCATCGCAATTTTCAAAATCTTGA